In the genome of Chloroflexota bacterium, the window TAATCTTTTGAATTCGAGTCTTCGCCTGATGCGTTGAACTTGTTCATAGCCGCCACAATGCCTTCGGAGATGAACAATTCTATGGCTGCTATCGCTCGCTCATAGGCTTCTTCCATGAGGGTGCTTTCGTCTGGTGTAAAGTCGCTCAATACGTAATCTTGCGGATCCCCACTAATGGGACGCCCAATGCCAATGCGCAATCGCGGGAAATCCTCACTGCCCAGAGCTTCGATGATGGAACGCATCCCCTTGTGCCCGCCCGAGCTGCCTCGTTGCCGCAAGCGAATCTTGCCCAACGGCAGGTCAAGGTCATCATAGACAACCAGTAGGTCTGGTAGCGCAATGTGATACCAACGCAACAGAGGGCGCACAGCCTGTCCGCTCAAATTCATAAAAGTCAGGGGCCTAGCAAGCACTACTCTGATATTGCCCACCTGACCGGTAGTGACCAGAGCTTTGAACATGGCTCTAGCGTGGGTCAGCCCATGTCGTCTAATGAAACGTTCCACGCACTGGAAGCCA includes:
- a CDS encoding aminoacyl-tRNA hydrolase encodes the protein MKLIVGLGNPGPSYAKNRHNVGFQCVERFIRRHGLTHARAMFKALVTTGQVGNIRVVLARPLTFMNLSGQAVRPLLRWYHIALPDLLVVYDDLDLPLGKIRLRQRGSSGGHKGMRSIIEALGSEDFPRLRIGIGRPISGDPQDYVLSDFTPDESTLMEEAYERAIAAIELFISEGIVAAMNKFNASGEDSNSKD